One genomic region from uncultured Cohaesibacter sp. encodes:
- the sucD gene encoding succinate--CoA ligase subunit alpha, with translation MSILVNKDTKIIVQGLTGKTGTFHTEQALNYFGTKMVAGVHPKKGGETWSSGVECAAELPIFANVKEAKDATGATASVIYVPPAGAAAAIIEAIDAGVEFITCITEGIPVVDMVKVKQRLENSNSRLLGPNCPGVLTPEECKIGIMPGSIFKKGSVGIVSRSGTLTYEAVFQTTNEGLGQTTAVGIGGDPVKGTEFIDVLDLFLDDPETESIIMIGEIGGSAEEDAAEWLKEQAEKGRKKPMVGFIAGRTAPPGRTMGHAGAVISGGKGGAEDKIAAMESAGIRVSPSPASLGTTLVDLLKGK, from the coding sequence ATGTCCATTCTTGTCAACAAAGATACCAAAATCATCGTGCAGGGTCTGACCGGTAAAACCGGTACGTTTCACACCGAGCAGGCTCTCAATTATTTCGGCACGAAAATGGTGGCGGGTGTTCATCCCAAGAAGGGCGGGGAAACCTGGTCTTCCGGCGTTGAGTGCGCTGCCGAGCTGCCGATCTTTGCCAATGTGAAGGAAGCCAAGGACGCAACGGGCGCCACGGCTTCGGTGATCTATGTGCCGCCTGCAGGGGCTGCTGCTGCGATTATCGAAGCGATTGATGCCGGCGTTGAATTCATCACCTGTATCACCGAAGGGATTCCTGTGGTGGATATGGTGAAGGTCAAGCAGCGCCTTGAAAACTCCAATTCCCGTCTTCTTGGCCCGAACTGCCCCGGTGTCCTTACTCCTGAAGAGTGCAAAATCGGCATTATGCCCGGTTCCATCTTCAAGAAAGGCTCGGTTGGTATTGTTTCCCGGTCCGGTACACTTACGTATGAAGCAGTGTTTCAGACGACGAATGAAGGTCTGGGCCAGACCACTGCCGTTGGGATTGGCGGTGATCCGGTCAAAGGCACCGAATTTATCGATGTACTGGATCTGTTCCTTGATGATCCTGAAACGGAATCCATCATCATGATTGGTGAGATTGGTGGATCCGCTGAAGAGGATGCTGCCGAATGGCTCAAGGAGCAGGCAGAAAAAGGGCGCAAGAAGCCAATGGTCGGCTTTATTGCTGGCCGTACGGCTCCTCCCGGCCGGACAATGGGGCACGCAGGTGCCGTGATTTCCGGCGGAAAAGGCGGGGCTGAAGATAAAATTGCTGCGATGGAAAGCGCAGGGATCCGCGTTTCGCCTTCCCCGGCAAGTCTCGGTACCACTTTGGTTGACTTGCTCAAAGGTAAGTAA
- the sucC gene encoding ADP-forming succinate--CoA ligase subunit beta, whose protein sequence is MNIHEYQAKALLKEYGAPVADGLPIFSADEAGAAAEKLGGPLWVVKSQIHAGGRGKGKFKEESAGEKGGVRLAFSKEEVVEFVGQMLGSTLVTNQTGEAGKQVNRIYLEDGADIDRELYLSILVDRTSGRVAFVVSTEGGMDIEAVAEETPEKILTVPINPDAGVTADNAIALCDALKLEGTARDDGMHLFPILYKAFVEKDMSLLEINPLIVMENQRLRVLDAKVSFDGNALFRHPDVMALRDKTEEDAKEIEASKYDLAYVALDGNIGCMVNGAGLAMATMDIIKLYGAEPANFLDVGGGASVEKVTAAFKIITSDPNVKGILVNIFGGIMRCDVIAQGVLTAVQEVGLEVPLVVRLEGTRVEEGKKLIAESDLNVIPADDLNDAAQKIVAAVKGA, encoded by the coding sequence ATGAATATTCATGAGTATCAGGCTAAGGCCTTGCTTAAGGAATATGGTGCGCCCGTCGCTGACGGTTTGCCCATCTTTTCCGCTGACGAAGCAGGTGCTGCTGCAGAAAAACTGGGTGGTCCGCTCTGGGTGGTTAAATCCCAGATCCACGCGGGCGGTCGCGGCAAAGGCAAATTCAAAGAAGAGTCTGCCGGCGAAAAAGGGGGTGTTCGACTCGCTTTCTCCAAGGAGGAAGTTGTCGAGTTTGTCGGACAGATGCTGGGGTCAACCCTGGTAACGAACCAGACCGGTGAAGCCGGTAAGCAGGTCAACCGCATCTATCTTGAAGATGGTGCCGATATTGACCGCGAGCTCTATCTATCCATCCTCGTCGACCGGACAAGCGGTCGCGTAGCCTTCGTGGTTTCGACCGAAGGCGGCATGGATATCGAAGCCGTTGCCGAAGAGACGCCGGAAAAGATCCTCACCGTGCCGATTAATCCGGATGCGGGAGTGACGGCGGACAATGCCATCGCGCTGTGCGATGCGCTGAAGCTGGAAGGCACTGCACGCGATGACGGCATGCATCTCTTTCCGATCCTCTACAAGGCTTTCGTCGAGAAGGACATGTCTCTTCTCGAGATCAACCCTCTGATCGTGATGGAAAATCAGCGTCTGCGTGTGTTGGACGCCAAGGTGTCCTTCGATGGCAATGCGCTGTTCCGTCATCCAGATGTGATGGCGCTTCGCGACAAGACCGAAGAAGACGCCAAGGAGATCGAGGCCTCCAAATATGATCTTGCCTATGTGGCCCTTGATGGCAACATCGGTTGCATGGTGAACGGTGCTGGTCTTGCCATGGCCACGATGGACATCATCAAGCTTTACGGTGCTGAACCGGCCAACTTCCTTGATGTTGGCGGTGGGGCGAGCGTTGAAAAGGTAACGGCGGCCTTCAAGATCATTACGTCTGATCCCAATGTGAAGGGCATTCTGGTCAACATCTTCGGTGGGATCATGCGGTGCGATGTGATTGCGCAAGGTGTGTTGACGGCTGTTCAGGAAGTCGGGCTTGAAGTGCCCCTCGTGGTGCGACTGGAAGGCACGCGTGTTGAAGAAGGCAAGAAATTGATCGCTGAAAGCGACCTCAATGTCATTCCTGCTGATGATCTCAACGATGCCGCTCAGAAAATCGTCGCAGCTGTGAAGGGGGCCTAA
- the mdh gene encoding malate dehydrogenase: MARKKIALIGSGQIGGTLAHLASLSEMGDVVLFDIAEGTPEGKALDIAESSPVDGFDAKLSGTQSYEAIAGADVVIVTAGVPRKPGMSRDDLVEINLKVMKQVGAGIGKYAPDAFVICITNPLDAMVWALQKFSGLPANKVVGMAGVLDSARFRYFLADAFDVSVQDVTAFVLGGHGDTMVPLIRYSTVAGIPLPDLVKMGWIEQSRLDEIVQRTRDGGAEIVKLLKTGSAFYAPAASAIAMAESYLKDKKRVMPCAAHLSGEYGIDGMYVGVPTVIGAGGIERVVEIEMDKDEKAQFDNSVDSVKGLIEACQRLAPELA; the protein is encoded by the coding sequence ATGGCGCGGAAGAAAATTGCACTTATCGGATCAGGCCAAATTGGCGGCACTCTGGCACACCTTGCCAGCTTGAGCGAAATGGGCGATGTCGTCCTTTTCGACATTGCTGAAGGGACCCCGGAAGGCAAGGCACTCGATATTGCTGAATCGTCTCCAGTAGACGGCTTCGATGCTAAACTGTCTGGTACCCAGTCCTACGAAGCGATCGCTGGTGCTGACGTTGTTATCGTTACCGCTGGTGTGCCTCGCAAGCCTGGCATGAGCCGTGATGACCTGGTTGAAATCAACCTCAAGGTCATGAAGCAGGTTGGTGCCGGCATTGGCAAATATGCACCAGATGCTTTCGTAATCTGCATCACCAACCCGCTTGATGCGATGGTTTGGGCTCTGCAGAAATTCTCGGGTCTGCCTGCCAACAAGGTTGTCGGCATGGCTGGCGTTCTGGACTCTGCTCGTTTCCGTTACTTCCTGGCAGACGCATTCGACGTATCCGTACAGGACGTTACCGCATTTGTTCTGGGTGGTCATGGCGATACCATGGTTCCGCTCATTCGCTACTCCACTGTTGCTGGTATTCCTCTTCCTGATCTGGTTAAAATGGGCTGGATCGAGCAGAGCCGTCTGGACGAAATCGTTCAGCGTACCCGTGATGGCGGTGCAGAAATCGTCAAGCTGCTGAAAACCGGTTCTGCTTTCTATGCTCCGGCTGCTTCAGCAATCGCAATGGCAGAATCTTACCTCAAAGACAAAAAACGCGTTATGCCTTGTGCTGCTCATCTTTCCGGTGAGTATGGCATCGACGGCATGTATGTCGGTGTTCCGACCGTTATCGGTGCTGGTGGCATCGAACGCGTTGTCGAGATCGAAATGGACAAAGACGAAAAAGCACAGTTCGACAACTCTGTTGACTCTGTGAAAGGCCTCATCGAGGCTTGCCAGCGTCTTGCTCCAGAACTCGCTTGA